In Juglans microcarpa x Juglans regia isolate MS1-56 chromosome 8D, Jm3101_v1.0, whole genome shotgun sequence, the following are encoded in one genomic region:
- the LOC121242457 gene encoding disease resistance protein RUN1-like: MAFQLGASSSLSFSSSSIRRWTRDVFLSFRGEDVRQNFISHLYHALHQRGINTYIDNNLERGEEISSELSKAIEGSMISIIVLSKNYAESRWCLDELLKILECKEVVKQIILPLFYEVDPSEVQYQKGSFGEAFAKLRYKLKDEVKVTKWEAALEKVANLSGLELGDRNESEFIQDIIKWVDSIMVNRTFLKVAMHPVGIEARVRDIFQHLNMGRNDIICMIGIFGTGGIGKTAISKEVYNRISYQFEGSCFLKNIRETSKVGGLIQLQKTLLYETLGISLECHDTEKGINVIRHRLCFKRVLLILDDVDDLVQLETLAGARDWFGSGSRIIITTRDQHLLNISKVDSKYEVKRLDHNEALELFSWHAFEEDKPIEDYVELSKQVMQYAEGLPLVLTVLGSDLSGQNINYWRSTLDKYKRIPSKNIQKVLCISYDGLDDNEKEIFLDLAFFFNGQYLDHVVKILDSCGFSPENGIKRLIDKCLITITTYNTLWMHDLLQDMGREIVRKESPKEPGARSRLWFHEDIRHVLEENTGTNNVEGIEVILPEGNDHDMIRLNPKSFAKMKRLRFFKSHGAYISGSSLDYLSNELRVLDWSNCPLQSLPSNFRGEKLFDFKLYRGRIQELSGQFKNLTSMRLFECTFLTKISNLSSCSSLKELDIMDCENLVEVHDSVGFLDKLARLRLYQCSNMKIFPRRLKLRSLEVLTLFNCSKLQTFPEIECIMEY, encoded by the exons ATGGCCTTTCAACTAGgagcttcttcctctctctcattctcttcttcttccattcgTAGATGGACTCGCGATGTATTCTTGAGTTTTAGAGGTGAGGATGTTCGCCAAAACTTTATTTCTCATCTATACCATGCTTTGCATCAAAGGGGAATCAACACTTACATAGACAACAATCTCGAAAGAGGAGAGGAAATTTCGTCAGAACTTTCCAAAGCAATTGAAGGATCAATGATTTCTATCATTGTACTCTCTAAGAACTATGCAGAGTCTCGATGGTGTTTAGATGAACTATTGAAGATCCTCGAGTGTAAGGAAGTggtaaaacaaattattttacccTTGTTCTACGAGGTAGATCCGTCAGAGGTACAATATCAAAAAGGGAGTTTTGGAGAAGCATTCGCCAAACTTAGATATAAGTTGAAGGATGAAGTAAAGGTCACAAAGTGGGAGGCAGCTTTGGAAAAAGTAGCCAATTTGTCCGGACTCGAATTAGGGGACAG GAATGAATCAGAGTTTATTCAAGATATCATTAAATGGGTGGATTCAATAATGGTAAATCGTACATTTCTTAAGGTTGCTATGCATCCAGTTGGAATAGAGGCCCGCGTACGAGACATTTTTCAACATTTAAATATGGGAAGGAATGATATTATATGCATGATAGGGATATTTGGAACCGGTGGAATTGGAAAGACAGCTATTTCAAAAGAGGTCTATAACAGGATTTCTTACCAATTTGAAGGAagttgtttcttgaaaaacattaGAGAAACTTCAAAAGTAGGAGGTCTGATCCAGCTACAAAAGACACTTCTTTATGAGACTTTGGGAATAAGTTTGGAATGTCATGATACTGAAAAAGGCATCAATGTAATTAGGCATAGACTTTGCTTTAAAAGAGTTCTCCTAATTCTTGATGATGTGGATGACTTGGTTCAACTAGAAACATTGGCTGGAGCTCGTGATTGGTTTGGCTCAGGAAGTAGAATCATCATAACAACAAGAGATCagcatttattaaatatatctaaaGTTGATTCAAAATATGAAGTAAAGAGATTGGACCATAATGAAGCTCTTGAGCTCTTTAGTTGGCATGCTTTTGAGGAAGACAAACCTATTGAAGATTATGTGGAACTCTCTAAGCAAGTAATGCAATATGCTGAGGGCCTTCCACTAGTTTTAACAGTGCTAGGCTCAGATTTAAGCGGTCAGAATATAAATTATTGGAGAAGTACATTGGATAAGTATAAACGAATTCCTagcaaaaatattcaaaaagtaCTTTGTATAAGTTATGATGGATTGGATGATAATGAGAAGGAGATTTTCCTCGATCTTGCCTTTTTTTTCAATGGACAATACCTGGATCATGTCGTTAAAATATTAGATAGCTGTGGTTTCTCTCCGGAGAATGGTATCAAAAGGCTTATAGATAAATGTCTCATTACAATTACTACTTACAATACATTGTGGATGCATGACTTGCTACAAGACATGGGAAGAGAAATTGTCCGAAAGGAATCACCCAAAGAACCAGGCGCACGTAGTAGATTATGGTTTCATGAAGATATTCGCCATGTACTAGAGGAAAATACT GGAACAAACAATGTTGAGGGGATAGAAGTGATTCTGCCTGAGGGCAATGATCATGACATGATACGCTTGAATCCCAAATCATTTGCAAAGATGAAAAGACTCAGATTTTTTAAAAGCCATGGTGCATACATTTCTGGAAGTTCACTTGATTATCTTTCTAATGAATTAAGAGTGCTTGATTGGTCAAACTGTCCTTTACAATCTTTGCCATCTAATTTCCGTGGAGAGAAGCTCTTTGATTTCAAGCTATATAGAGGCCGCATCCAGGAGCTTAGTGGGCAATTTAAG AACTTGACGAGTATGAGACTTTTTGAGTGTACGTTTttaaccaaaatctcaaatctttCGAGTTGCTCAAGTTTAAAGGAATTGGATATTATGGATTGTGAAAATTTAGTCGAAGTTCATGATTCTGTTGGATTCCTGGATAAGCTTGCCCGTTTGCGTCTTTATCAATGTTCCAACATGAAGATTTTTCCAAGGCGTCTCAAGTTGAGATCTCTAGAAGTCCTTACACTTTTTAATTGCTCAAAACTTCAAACCTTTCCAGAAATTGAGTGTATAATGGAATAT
- the LOC121242948 gene encoding disease resistance protein RPP2B-like yields the protein MRLPSSIHQLQNLKVLTCLSDCINGCCKDLMRLPISVSHSQHLKCLSLENFTNLAKEEIGLSIGYSTCLNPSQITLSRTIKRSEPESSTELRRQLLSSLYWYLDDFSIYNTSTLQEFDLSWSAVVSLPSTMKIYVELRILRLCHCEKLQEILYLPPNIQELYVRECFSLERFPEVSRKFQFYTSCGLRELRWIDLSGCHKLVANIGSQVPNPSFVEEHIQDHSCGIIFLGNKIPDWFSHTKEISNGDDSCELDISGPLYLEEIIGIVFCAVLGSDPDYPLGPFSGICVSINGNMLVKATFCLYGGSDHVYLNYSFAECIEQLLRYPTEDNLRFRFYCDSYKVMFKSCGVHIIYKHAENENLTVGECSVDSSNGIQLSKRRRDNEDSNLEFNGYPQHKRRSQD from the exons ATGCGTCTCCCTAGTAGCATTCATCAGTTGCAAAATCTAAAGGTGCTAACTTGTCTCAGTGACTGTATTAATGGATGCTGCAAGGACCTGATGCGTCTCCCAATCAGCGTTTCTCACTCGCAACATCTAAAGTGTCTTTCTCtagaaaattttacaaatcttGCAAAAGAAGAAATAGGTCTATCCATTGGGTACTCCACGTGTCTTAATCCTTCACAAATAACATTATCTAGAACGATTAAGAGGTCTGAACCAGAATCAAGTACTGAATTACGACGACAACTCTTGTCGTCGCTTTATTGGTATCTTGACGACTTCTCTATTTATAACACATCCACTTTGCAAGAGTTTGATCTATCTTGGAGTGCTGTTGTCAGCCTTCCTTCGACAATGAAAATATATGTTGAATTGAGGATTCTCAGATTGTGCCATTGTGAGAAACTTCAAGAAATTCTATATCTTCCACCAAATATACAAGAGCTATATGTCAGAGAGTGTTTCTCCTTGGAACGATTCCCAGAAGTATCAAGAAAATTTCAATTCTATACATCCTGTGGCTTGCGAGAGCTAAGATGGATTGACTTGTCCGGTTGCCATAAATTGGTAGCAAATATAGGGAGTCAAGTGCCAAATCCTTCATTTGTTGAG GAACATATTCAAGACCATTCATGTGGTATTATATTTCTAGGGAATAAGATTCCTGATTGGTTTAGCCATACTAAGGAGATTTCAAATGGTgatgattcttgtgaattggatATTAGTGGTCCCTTGTATTTGGAAGAAATCATAGGTATTGTTTTTTGTGCTGTTCTTGGATCCGACCCGGATTACCCGTTGGGGCCCTTCTCCGGTATTTGTGTTTCTATAAATGGTAACATGCTTGTAAAAGCGACGTTTTGCTTATATGGAGGCTCGGATCATGTATATCTAAATTACTCGTTTGCAGAATGCATCGAGCAATTGCTGCGGTACCCAACAGAAGACAACCTGAGGTTTAGATTTTATTGTGATTCTTATAAAGTGATGTTTAAAAGTTGCGGAGTTCACATAATCTATAAGCATGCAGAGAATGAGAATTTAACAGTTGGGGAGTGCTCAGTAGATTCATCGAATGGTATCCAGCTTTCTAAGAGACGTCGAGATAATGAAGACAGCAACTTGGAATTCAATGGGTATCCACAACACAAGAGACGCTCTCAAGACTAG